The DNA segment GGCAGGGTGACCGCTGCGCCGGCCGCGGCGGCCATGATCGTGGCCATCCGGTACTGGCCCTCGACGCCGATGTTGAACAGGCTCATCCGGAAGCCGATGGCCACCGCCAGCCCGGCCAGGAACAGCGGCAGCGCGCGGTTGAGGATCGCCACGACGGCGGTGATCTGCTGGCTCGGGGTGTCGCCCAGGTCGACCATCACCGAGAGGACCTGCAACGGGTCGACCCCCAGCAAGGCCATGACCGCCGCCGAGATCGCGACGGCGATCAGCACCGCCAGGGCGGGGGCGAGCAGCAGGGTGCCGATCCGGCGGAGCACGGTCACGCCGCACCCGCCGGGGCGTTCTCGTGCCCGCCGGTCATGTACCCGCCGAGCACCTCCGGGGTGACCTGCCGCGGGTCGACGGTCGCGACCAGCTTCCCGCGGAGCATGACGTGCAGGGTGTCGGACAGGCCGATCAGCTCCTCGAGGTCGGCGGAGACCAGCAGGATGCCCAGCCCCTCGGCCCGGGCGTCCTTGAGCAGTTCCCAGATCACCGACTGCGCGCCGACGTCGACGCCGCGGGTCGGGTGCGCGGCCAGCAGCACGCGCGGCGAGGCGCTCATCTCGCGGCCGACGATCAGCTTCTGCTGGTTGCCGCCGGAGAGCGCGACCGCCGGGGTGTTCGGGCCCGGTGCGCGGACGTCGTACTCGCGCATGATCCGGGAGGTGTCGGTGCGGGCGGCCCGGCGGTCGATGAAGGCCCCCTTGACCGCCGGCGGGCGGGTCTGGTGGCCCAGGATGCGGTTCTCCCAGAGCGGGGCGTCCAGCAGCATCCCCTGCCGGTGGCGGTCCTCGGGGATGAAGCCGACGCCGCCCTCCCGGCGGCGCCGGGTGGACCAGTCGGTGATCTCCTCCTCGCCCAGCAGCACCGTGCCCGCGGTGGGCAGCCGCAGCCCGAGGACGGCGTCGATCAGCTCGGACTGCCCGTTGCCCTCGACCCCGGCGATGCCGACGACCTCGCCCTCGCGGACGGTCATCGACACGTCGTCGACCACCGCCCGGCTGCCGGCGCCGCCGGGCACGGTGAGGTGGCTGATCCGCAGCACCGGGGTCTCGCGGACCGTGGAGTCGCGGGTTACCGGGGTGGGCAGCTCCGCGCCGACCATCATCTCGGCCAGCTGCCGGGCGGTCGTCGTCGCCGGGTCGGCGGTGCCGACGGTGGTGCCGCGGCGGATGACGGTGATCGAGTCGGCCACCTTCCGCACCTCGTCGAGCTTGTGCGAGATGAAGATGACGGTGAGGCCCTCGCGCTTGAGCTCCGCGAGGTTGCCGAAGAGCTCGTCGACCTCCTGCGGGACGAGGACGGCGGTCGGCTCGTCGAGGATGAGGATCGTGGCGCCGCGGTAGAGGACCTTGGCGATCTCCACCCGCTGCCGGTCGCCGACGCCGAGGTCCTCGACGAGCGCGTCGGGCTCCAGCCCCAGGGAGTAGCTGTCGGAGATCTCGGTGATCCGGCGGCGGGCGGTCGCCCGGTCCAGCCGGCCGCCCTTCGTGGGCTCGCTGCCCAGGACGATGTTCTCCAGGACGGTGAAGTTGTCAGCCAGCATGAAGTGCTGGTGCACCATGCCGATGCCGGCCGCGATCGCGTCGTTGGGGCTGCGCAGGTGCACCTCGCGGCCGTCGACGAGGATCTGGCCCTCGTCCGGGCGGTGCATGCCGTACAGCGTCTTCATCAACGTGGACTTGCCCGCGCCGTTCTCACCGACGATGGCGTGCACCTCGCCGCGGGCGACCCGCAGCTCGATGTCCTTGTTCGCGACCACGCCCGGGAAGCGCTTGGTGATGCCGCGCAGCTCCACCGCCAGCGGTGTCGACTCGGTCAACGGGGCTCCTCGGGGGCCGGGTGGGCAGGGAGGCGGGCGGACCGGAGGTCTTCCGGCCGCACGGTGGCCGGACGGTGTCCTCGTCCGACGCGGAGACGGTACACACGGAAAACGGCGGGCCCGGGGGCGTGTGTCGCGCCCAGGCCCGCCGCCGTCAGTCCGTGCTCACGACGCCCGTGTCACGGGGTCGTGGGGACCTCGATGTCACCGGAGATGATCTGCTGGGTGTAGTCGTCCAGCTGGGTCTTGATGTCGTCGATCTGGCCACCGGAGGTGGACAGGCCCACGCCGTCGCTCTCCAGGTCGTTGACGACGTCGCTGCCGCCCTCGACCGACCCCTCGGAGTAGTCGGTGATGAAGGTCTGGATCGCGACGTCGACCCGCTTGAGCACCGACGTCATGATCACGGCCTGCAGGGCCGGGTCACCGACGGTCTCGTACTGGTCGGAGTCGACACCGATCGCCCGGCCACCCGCCTCGGCGGCCGCCTCGAACACGCCCTGACCCGAGCCACCCGCGGCGTGGTAGACGATGTCGGCGCCGGCCTGGAACATGCCCTGGGCGAGGATCTTGCCGCGCGCCGGGTCGGCGAAGCCGGAGAAGTCACCGGCGGCCGAGATGTACTGGCGGTCGATGACGATGCCCGGCTTGGCCGCCTGGGCACCGGCGACGAAGCCGGCCTCGAACTCCTGGATCAGCGTGGTCTCGACGCCGCCGACGAAGCCGATGTGGCCGGACTCGGACTTCAGCGCCGCCGCCACACCACCGAGGAACGAGCCCTCGTTGGCCGCGAACAGCAGGCCGGTCGCGTTGTCCAGGCCCATGTCGGCGACCGACTGGTCGACGATGGCGAACTCGGTGTCCGGGTACTGCGGGGCGACCTCGGCCAGCGCATCGGCGAAGGCGAAGCCCACGGCGATGACCGGGTTGTTGCCGTCGTCGGCGAGCTGGGTCAGCAGGTCGACCCGGTTGGAGCCGTCGGCGTTCGGCGACAGCTCGGTGACCTCACCGCCGAGGTCCCCGATCGCGGCCTCGACACCGGCGTAGGCCGAGTCGTTGAACGACTTGTCGCCACGGCCGCCGGTGTCGTAGGCGAGGCCGATCTGCAGGTCGCCGCTGGCGGCGCTGCTCTCGCCGCTGCCACCCCCGCTGCCGCTGCTGGTGTCCTCGTCGCTGGCGCAGGCCGCCAGGGCCATGCTCCCGGCCAGCAGCAGCGCTGCGGCCTTCATCCCACGCACTCGGCGCAAGACGGTCTCCTCTCTCGGAGGGCACGGCCGGCCCTCGGCAGGCCCGCGCCCCGGTGCTGTGTCGTCCAGGTTCCCCCGCCGTCCGGCTCCCGCGGTGAGGCGGCTCGGCCAGCGACGGCGACCTCGGCACGCTAACTGCGGCTCCGCCGCCGATGGCCGCCCGGGAACGGATAGAGACCCGATCGTTGCCAACGGGCAACACCGGGCACACACGGCCGGTGAGCCCGGCCACACCGCCGTCCGGGCCCCGCCTCCCGGCCTCCCCGCGCCGGGTTAGCGTCCTGGGGTGCGCCGACCTCCCCCGCTGCGCCGGCTCACCGCCGGGGTCCTGGTCACCGCGACGCTCCTGGTGGGCGCCGCCGGTCCGGCGCTGGCCGAGGGGAGCCGGCCGACGGTGGACCCGTCGGCGCCGACCCCCACCGCCCCCTTCCCCGGGCTGCCACCGCAGGGCAGCGCCCCGGACGGGAGCACCGTCGGCGGCCCGGGGCTGGCCACCCGCGGGATCGCCACCGTCCCCGGCGCGCCGGTGCTGCCGGCGGGGACCGACGCGCGCGGCTGGCTGGTCGCCGACGCCGGCACCGGGGAGGTGCTGGCCGCATCGGACCCGCACGGCCGCTACTACCCGGCCAGCACGCTCAAGACGCTGACCCTGCTGACCCTCGCGCCGGTCCTGGACCACGGCCTGGTCGTCGAGGGGACCACCGACGACGAGGCGGTCGAGGGCAGCCGGGTGGGGCTGGTCCACGGCGGGCAGTACCCGGTCGACCTGCTGTTCCGGGCGCTGGTCATGCAGTCGGGCAACGACGCGGCCAACGCGCTGGCCCGGGCCGCGGGCGGGGTGGGGCCCACCCTGGCGGCGATGAACACCACCGCGGAGCGGCTCGGCGCGTTCGACACGGTCGCCGGCACCCCCTCGGGGCTGGACGTGGCCGGCCAGTCGTCCTCGCCCTACGACCTGGCGCTCATCATGCGGCAGCTGGTCGCCGACCCGTACACCCTCGACGTGCTGCAGACCCGCACCGCGCAGATGCCCGCCGTCGCCGACCTCACCCCCGGCTACCAGATCCAGAGCCAGGACACCCTGCTCGACAGCTACCCCGGCACGCTGGGCGGCAAGACCGGGTTCACCGACGCCGCCCGGCACACCTTCGTGGCCGCGGCCGAGCGCGGCGGCCGGCGGCTCGTGGTCAGCCTCATGCAGGCCGAGCGCCGGCCGGTGCCCGAGCTGCAGCAGGCGGTGAACCTGCTGGACTGGGGGTTCAGCACCGCGCCCGACGCGTCCGGGCTCGGCCGGCTCGTCGAGCCCGGCGAGGTGTCGGCGGTGAGCACCCCGACGGTGCCCACCCCCACCGCCGCGGCGGACGGCCGGCTGTCCGGGGAGGAGGCCGCGTCCGCCTCGGCGGCGACGGCGGCGCCCACGCCGAGGCCCACCGCGGAGCAGACCGGCTCCGGGTCCCCGGCCGTCCCGCTCGCGCTGGCCGGGGGGGCGCTGCTCATCGTGGCCGCCACCGTGCTCGGCGTGCGCCGGGCGCTGCGCCCGGTGCCCCGTCCCGGCGCCCCGGCCGCGCACCCGGCGTCGCGACCCGGTCCGGCCGAGGGGCCACCCGCGGCTCCGGGCAGGCCTGCCGGCTGACGGGGTCGGTCAGCGGGCGGGGCCGGTGAGCGGGTACTCGCGGGCCACGGCCCACGCGCCGTCGGGGAGCTGCTCGAACTCGGTGAACGAGGAGACCCGGAACTCCGCCTGCAGGTCCGCCAGCCCGGCCGAGGCCATGTCGAGCATGTCGGTCGGGACGTCGTGGGCGACGGTCACGTGCGGGTGGTACGGGAAGGTCAGCGGCCGGGCCAGCGGTCCGCGGCGGACGTCGCCGGCGATCCGCGCGCACTCCGCCACCCCGCGGGCGACGGCGACGAAGACGACCTCGGAGACCGGGCGGAAGGTGTCCGTGCCCGCCAGGTGCAGGTCGAAGGGCGGGTGCGCGGCGGCCACCGTGGCCAGGTGCGTGGTGATCGCGGCCCGGTCGTCGACCAGCACCTCGGTCGGCGGCAGCAACGTCACGTGCGGTGGCACCAGGCTGGCCTGGGGGTCGCCGCACTTGCCCCGCCACTCCACCAGCAGCTGCGCCCACGGCTCCGGGATCGACACGACCACGCCGAGCACCGCCGTCTCCGGCGCGGTCCGCGGGAGGGTGATCGACCTGTGCACGAAGGTGTCGTCGGCGCGCAGCGGTCGGCCGGTCACGTCAGCGGCCTCCGGCGGCGGGCAGGAAGCCCACCCGGTCGTAGACCGTGGCCAGCGTCGGGGCGGCGACCTCGCGGGCACGGGAGGCGCCGGCGGCGAGCACCCGCTCCAGCTCGGCGGTGTCGGCCAGCAGCTCCGCCGTCCGGGCCTGGACCGGTGCCAGCGCGTCGGTGACGACCTCGGCGAGCTCCTTCTTCAGGTCGCCGTAGCCGCGGCCGGCGAAGTGCTCCTCCAGCTGCGCGACCGACTGCCCGGACAGCGCCGCGTGGATGGTCAGCAGGTTGGTCACCCCCGGCTTGCCGACCGGGTCCGCGACGACCTCCCGGCCGGTGTCGGTGACCGCCGAGCGGATCTTCTTGGCGGTGACCTTCGGGTCGTCGAGCAGGTTCACGCAGCCGGCCGGCGGCAGGCTCTTGCTCATCTTCTTGTCCGGCGACTGCAGGTCCAGCACCTTCGCCGCGCCCGGCGGGATGTAGGCCTCGGGCAGCGTGAAGGTGTCGCCGTACCGGCTGTTGAACCGGGTGGCCAGGTCGCGGGTGAGCTCCAGGTGCTGGCGCTGGTCCTCCCCCACCGGCACCCGCTGGGCCTGGTACAGCAGGATGTCGGCGGCCTGCAGGACCGGGTAGGTGAACAACCCCACCGACGTCCCGGAGGTGCCCTCCCGGGTGCTCTTGTCCTTGAACTGGGTCATCCGGCTGGCCTCGCCGAAGCCGGTCAGGCACTGCAGCACCCAGGCCAGCTGGGCGTGCTCGGGCACGTGGCTCTGCACGAACAGCGCGCTGCGGGACGGGTCGACGCCCAGCGCGAGCAGCTGGGCGGCGGAGACCAGGGTGCGCTGCCGCAGCACGGCCGGGTCCGGCTGCTCGAGGGTGATCGCGTGCAGGTCGACGACGCAGTAGAAGGCGTCGTGGTCGTCCTGGAGGGCCACCCACTGCTTCAGCGCACCCAGGTAGTTGCCGAGGTGGAAGGAGTCCGCCGTCGGCTGGATGCCGGACAGCACACGGGGAGCAGGCACGCCCTCCATCGAACCACGCGCCCCGGGCACCACCGCTCAGGTGCCTGCAGCTCCTGCGGGCTCGCTGGTCAGGACCTCGTCCAGCGCGCCGAGGAAGACGTCGTCCTCCTCCGGGGTCCCGACGGTCACCCGCAGCCCCTCGCCTGCGAAGGGCCGGGTGATCACCGCCCGCGCCTCGAGCGCCGCCGCCACGTCGGTGGTGCGCTCCCCCAGCGGCAGCCAGACGAAGTTGGCCTGGCTGTCGGCGACTGCGAGGCCGCGGCGGCGCAGCTCGGCGGTCAGCCGCGCCCGCTCCGCCACGACGGCGGCGCAGCGGGCCCGCACCTCGTCCTCGCTGGCCAGCGCGGCCACCGCGGCGGCCTGGGCGAGGGTCGAGACGCTGAACGGCACGTGCGTGCGGCGGACGGCGTCGGCGACGGCCGGGTCCTCGGCCAGCAGGTAGCCCACCCGCAGCCCGGCCAGGCCCCAGGCCTTGGAGAAGGTGCGCAGGACCGCGACGTTGGGCCGGCCGCGCATCAGCTCGACGCCGTCGGGCACGTCGGGGTCGGTGACGAACTCGCGGTAGGCCTCGTCCAGCACGACGAGGGTGGCGGCGGGCACCTCGTCGAGGAAGCGCTCCAGCTCCGCCCGGCGCACCGCCGTCCCGGTGGGGTTGTTCGGGTTGCAGACGAAGACCAGCCGGGTCGTCCCGTCGATCGCCGCGGCCAGCGCGGGCAGGTCGTGGGTGTCCGGTGCCGCGCCGGGCGACCCGGGGACGAGCGGCACCTGCTGGGTGCGCGCGCCGGCGACCTGGGCGAGCAGCGGGTACATCTCGAACGACCGCCAGGCGAAGGCGATGCTGGTGCCCGGGTCATTGTATGCCTGCGCCAGCTGCTGGCAGACGGTCACCGCGCCGCAGCCGACGGCGACCTGCGCCGGCTGCACGCCGTACCGCTCGGCGAGCGCCGCGGTGAGCACGGTGGCCCCGTTGTCGGGGTACCGGTTGGTCTCGGCGGCGGTGGTGGCGATCGCCTGCAGGACGGCGGGCAGCGGCGGGAAGGCGACCTCGTTGCTGGCCAGCTTCACCGCCCGCTCGACGCCGATCTCCCGGGCCAGGTCGGCGGGGTTGCGACCGGGCCGGTACGCCGGCATCGCGGCCACGGCGGGACGTGCGCTGACCACGCGGGCTCCTCCTCCGCACGTCCGGGCCGCACCCCGGACGGGGCGCTGTCTAGGCTCGCACCATGCGCGTTCTCGTCACCGGCGGCGCCGGGTACATCGGCAGCGTAGTCACCGCGGCCCTGCTCGAGGGCGGGCACGAG comes from the Modestobacter italicus genome and includes:
- a CDS encoding ABC transporter ATP-binding protein is translated as MTESTPLAVELRGITKRFPGVVANKDIELRVARGEVHAIVGENGAGKSTLMKTLYGMHRPDEGQILVDGREVHLRSPNDAIAAGIGMVHQHFMLADNFTVLENIVLGSEPTKGGRLDRATARRRITEISDSYSLGLEPDALVEDLGVGDRQRVEIAKVLYRGATILILDEPTAVLVPQEVDELFGNLAELKREGLTVIFISHKLDEVRKVADSITVIRRGTTVGTADPATTTARQLAEMMVGAELPTPVTRDSTVRETPVLRISHLTVPGGAGSRAVVDDVSMTVREGEVVGIAGVEGNGQSELIDAVLGLRLPTAGTVLLGEEEITDWSTRRRREGGVGFIPEDRHRQGMLLDAPLWENRILGHQTRPPAVKGAFIDRRAARTDTSRIMREYDVRAPGPNTPAVALSGGNQQKLIVGREMSASPRVLLAAHPTRGVDVGAQSVIWELLKDARAEGLGILLVSADLEELIGLSDTLHVMLRGKLVATVDPRQVTPEVLGGYMTGGHENAPAGAA
- a CDS encoding BMP family lipoprotein produces the protein MRGMKAAALLLAGSMALAACASDEDTSSGSGGGSGESSAASGDLQIGLAYDTGGRGDKSFNDSAYAGVEAAIGDLGGEVTELSPNADGSNRVDLLTQLADDGNNPVIAVGFAFADALAEVAPQYPDTEFAIVDQSVADMGLDNATGLLFAANEGSFLGGVAAALKSESGHIGFVGGVETTLIQEFEAGFVAGAQAAKPGIVIDRQYISAAGDFSGFADPARGKILAQGMFQAGADIVYHAAGGSGQGVFEAAAEAGGRAIGVDSDQYETVGDPALQAVIMTSVLKRVDVAIQTFITDYSEGSVEGGSDVVNDLESDGVGLSTSGGQIDDIKTQLDDYTQQIISGDIEVPTTP
- a CDS encoding D-alanyl-D-alanine carboxypeptidase family protein — protein: MRRPPPLRRLTAGVLVTATLLVGAAGPALAEGSRPTVDPSAPTPTAPFPGLPPQGSAPDGSTVGGPGLATRGIATVPGAPVLPAGTDARGWLVADAGTGEVLAASDPHGRYYPASTLKTLTLLTLAPVLDHGLVVEGTTDDEAVEGSRVGLVHGGQYPVDLLFRALVMQSGNDAANALARAAGGVGPTLAAMNTTAERLGAFDTVAGTPSGLDVAGQSSSPYDLALIMRQLVADPYTLDVLQTRTAQMPAVADLTPGYQIQSQDTLLDSYPGTLGGKTGFTDAARHTFVAAAERGGRRLVVSLMQAERRPVPELQQAVNLLDWGFSTAPDASGLGRLVEPGEVSAVSTPTVPTPTAAADGRLSGEEAASASAATAAPTPRPTAEQTGSGSPAVPLALAGGALLIVAATVLGVRRALRPVPRPGAPAAHPASRPGPAEGPPAAPGRPAG
- a CDS encoding 2'-5' RNA ligase family protein, with translation MTGRPLRADDTFVHRSITLPRTAPETAVLGVVVSIPEPWAQLLVEWRGKCGDPQASLVPPHVTLLPPTEVLVDDRAAITTHLATVAAAHPPFDLHLAGTDTFRPVSEVVFVAVARGVAECARIAGDVRRGPLARPLTFPYHPHVTVAHDVPTDMLDMASAGLADLQAEFRVSSFTEFEQLPDGAWAVAREYPLTGPAR
- the trpS gene encoding tryptophan--tRNA ligase is translated as MEGVPAPRVLSGIQPTADSFHLGNYLGALKQWVALQDDHDAFYCVVDLHAITLEQPDPAVLRQRTLVSAAQLLALGVDPSRSALFVQSHVPEHAQLAWVLQCLTGFGEASRMTQFKDKSTREGTSGTSVGLFTYPVLQAADILLYQAQRVPVGEDQRQHLELTRDLATRFNSRYGDTFTLPEAYIPPGAAKVLDLQSPDKKMSKSLPPAGCVNLLDDPKVTAKKIRSAVTDTGREVVADPVGKPGVTNLLTIHAALSGQSVAQLEEHFAGRGYGDLKKELAEVVTDALAPVQARTAELLADTAELERVLAAGASRAREVAAPTLATVYDRVGFLPAAGGR
- the hisC gene encoding histidinol-phosphate transaminase, with amino-acid sequence MVSARPAVAAMPAYRPGRNPADLAREIGVERAVKLASNEVAFPPLPAVLQAIATTAAETNRYPDNGATVLTAALAERYGVQPAQVAVGCGAVTVCQQLAQAYNDPGTSIAFAWRSFEMYPLLAQVAGARTQQVPLVPGSPGAAPDTHDLPALAAAIDGTTRLVFVCNPNNPTGTAVRRAELERFLDEVPAATLVVLDEAYREFVTDPDVPDGVELMRGRPNVAVLRTFSKAWGLAGLRVGYLLAEDPAVADAVRRTHVPFSVSTLAQAAAVAALASEDEVRARCAAVVAERARLTAELRRRGLAVADSQANFVWLPLGERTTDVAAALEARAVITRPFAGEGLRVTVGTPEEDDVFLGALDEVLTSEPAGAAGT